In Acidobacteriota bacterium, one genomic interval encodes:
- a CDS encoding VOC family protein: protein MRINATSVMVDDQQKALRFYTETLGFQLKHNIPLGEHSWISLVSEEAPEGTELVLEPDEHPAARPFKRALVDDGIPWTSFAVDDVEAEHERLLARGVRFVQPPTDLGTVITAVFDDSCGNLIQIAQEKPQP from the coding sequence ATGAGAATCAACGCGACCAGCGTCATGGTAGACGACCAACAGAAGGCGCTTCGCTTCTACACCGAAACGCTTGGCTTCCAGTTGAAGCACAACATCCCGCTGGGAGAGCATTCCTGGATCTCTCTCGTATCCGAGGAAGCTCCGGAGGGGACGGAGTTGGTGCTCGAGCCCGATGAGCATCCCGCGGCGCGTCCGTTCAAGAGGGCGCTCGTGGACGACGGTATCCCCTGGACCTCCTTTGCGGTCGACGACGTCGAAGCCGAACACGAGCGCCTCCTGGCCAGAGGCGTGCGATTCGTGCAGCCGCCAACCGACCTCGGGACCGTCATTACGGCGGTATTCGACGATTCGTGCGGCAACCTGATCCAGATCGCCCAGGAGAAACCTCAACCGTGA